The Methylobacterium sp. PvR107 genome contains a region encoding:
- a CDS encoding methyl-accepting chemotaxis protein, giving the protein MRLSLKTVLAGAIGLLALAAVGQGIASVVTLSEIERNADAVSQQALPAQNQAEAIGTAVREARLRLYRLAVASPDPAALDKNQTALTDTLAELSNLRQAYQERLTSPRDREVYERFTTAWNAYQNIQLQVVELMIAGDQPGALGLVLDPATAAQNDAAVASLTESIASARALTEANVAETVQAATRAKLIAMAATVVGLAVAAAAMLFALFGIARPIERMTGAMGRLAQGDETVPVPHTGRGDEIGAMAAAVQVFKDNLIHSRALERETALAREGAEVQRRRAVHAMAGSFEAAVGGVLARVSDAALGLRAEAEAMTSTATHTAERSATVAGAAQEAAMHVGTVAAAAEELGASVLEIGRQVDGSAELARGAVVQAGETAGLVQELSIAAGRIGDVVRLITDIAGQTNLLALNATIEAARAGEAGRGFAVVASEVKQLAGQTARATEEIAGQVGRIQGATGQTVGAIDEIATRIREIDSVASSIAAAVEQQGAATREIARNVAEAASGTGAVTGTIDEVARAADDTGSAATRMLASAASLSEQSAELRREIDVFLQTVRAA; this is encoded by the coding sequence ATGCGACTCTCTCTCAAGACGGTCCTCGCCGGTGCGATCGGCCTGCTCGCCCTCGCCGCCGTCGGCCAGGGGATCGCCAGCGTCGTGACCCTGTCGGAGATCGAGCGGAACGCCGACGCGGTCTCTCAGCAGGCCCTGCCCGCGCAGAACCAGGCCGAGGCCATCGGCACGGCCGTGCGGGAGGCGCGGCTGCGCCTCTACCGGCTCGCGGTCGCCTCCCCCGACCCGGCGGCCCTGGACAAGAACCAGACCGCGCTCACCGACACCTTGGCGGAGCTCTCCAACCTCCGGCAGGCCTATCAGGAGCGTCTGACCAGCCCGCGGGATCGTGAGGTCTACGAGCGCTTCACGACGGCCTGGAACGCCTACCAGAACATCCAGCTGCAAGTGGTCGAGCTGATGATCGCGGGCGATCAACCCGGCGCCCTCGGGCTCGTACTGGACCCCGCGACGGCGGCGCAGAACGACGCGGCGGTGGCGAGCCTGACGGAATCGATCGCCTCGGCCCGGGCGTTGACGGAAGCCAACGTCGCCGAGACCGTGCAGGCGGCAACGCGCGCCAAGCTCATCGCGATGGCCGCCACCGTGGTGGGCCTCGCGGTTGCGGCGGCCGCGATGCTGTTCGCCCTGTTCGGGATCGCGCGCCCGATCGAGCGGATGACCGGCGCGATGGGCCGGCTCGCCCAGGGCGACGAGACCGTACCGGTTCCCCACACCGGACGCGGTGACGAGATCGGCGCGATGGCGGCGGCCGTGCAGGTCTTCAAGGACAACCTGATCCACAGCCGTGCCCTGGAGCGGGAGACCGCCCTGGCGCGGGAAGGCGCCGAAGTGCAGCGCCGACGCGCCGTCCATGCCATGGCCGGGTCCTTCGAGGCGGCGGTCGGCGGCGTGCTGGCGCGGGTTTCGGACGCCGCCCTCGGCCTGCGGGCGGAGGCCGAGGCCATGACCAGCACCGCCACCCACACGGCCGAGCGCTCGGCGACCGTGGCGGGTGCGGCGCAGGAGGCCGCCATGCATGTCGGCACGGTCGCGGCGGCCGCGGAAGAACTCGGGGCCTCGGTCCTGGAGATCGGCCGGCAGGTGGACGGCTCGGCCGAGCTTGCCCGGGGGGCCGTGGTCCAGGCGGGCGAGACGGCCGGCCTCGTGCAGGAGCTGAGCATCGCCGCGGGCCGGATCGGCGACGTCGTGCGCCTCATCACCGACATTGCCGGTCAGACGAACCTGCTGGCGCTCAACGCCACGATCGAGGCCGCCCGGGCGGGTGAAGCGGGCCGCGGCTTCGCGGTGGTCGCCAGCGAGGTGAAGCAGCTCGCGGGCCAGACCGCCCGGGCGACGGAGGAGATCGCCGGGCAGGTCGGCCGCATCCAGGGCGCGACCGGTCAGACCGTGGGGGCGATCGACGAGATCGCAACGCGCATCCGCGAGATCGACAGCGTGGCGAGCTCGATCGCGGCGGCCGTGGAGCAGCAGGGTGCGGCGACCCGGGAGATCGCCCGCAACGTCGCCGAGGCCGCATCCGGGACCGGCGCCGTCACCGGCACGATCGACGAGGTTGCGCGGGCGGCCGATGACACGGGCTCCGCCGCGACGCGGATGCTCGCCTCGGCGGCGAGCCTCTCGGAGCAATCCGCCGAGCTGCGCCGGGAAATCGACGTGTTCCTGCAGACGGTGCGCGCCGCCTGA
- a CDS encoding multidrug efflux SMR transporter: MAWIYLVTAGVLEVVWAFAMKQSDGFTRLWPTGIMAVSMAGSVGFLALAMRTLPLGTAYTIWTGIGAVGAFLIGIAALGEQASASRILAAGLIGSGLVLMKLSSPG; the protein is encoded by the coding sequence ATGGCCTGGATCTATCTCGTCACCGCGGGCGTGCTGGAGGTCGTCTGGGCCTTCGCGATGAAGCAATCCGACGGCTTCACGCGCCTGTGGCCCACCGGGATCATGGCTGTGTCGATGGCCGGCAGCGTCGGCTTCCTGGCGCTGGCCATGCGCACGCTGCCCCTGGGAACCGCCTACACGATCTGGACCGGCATCGGCGCGGTCGGCGCGTTCCTGATCGGCATCGCCGCCCTCGGGGAGCAGGCAAGCGCCAGCCGGATCCTCGCCGCCGGCCTGATCGGCTCCGGGCTCGTCCTGATGAAGCTGTCGAGCCCGGGCTGA
- a CDS encoding B12-binding domain-containing radical SAM protein, translating into MSEANTAPRVLMVFPKFYENSMWNFKEAMELQGARAPAPPLGLITLAAMLPPAWQVTLVNRNCEEVTDAQIQAADLVMTGGMLPQEPDCLVVIDRCVALGTPVCVGGPAPTSTPEVYDKADFLVLGEAEGILDKFVAAWEAGERRGRLMAEKFKADVTKSPIPRFDLLTFSHYLYIGVQFSRGCPFTCEFCDIIELYGRAPRTKTTPQMLAELDRLYGLGYRGHVDFVDDNLIGNKKAIKLFLPHLIKWQEEHGYPFKFSTEASLNLADDDELLGMMRDANFFALFTGIETPDEATLIQTQKKQNTKRSIADSVHKLYEHGMFVTAGFIVGFDTEKDSISKAMSLCISQTGVPIAMVGLLFALPNTQLSRRLRKEGRLYENYAATTADQGDQCTQGINFVTLRPQRDVLADYRDVLQEIYDPPNFFDRVRVVARQVKRPKFAAQKLNWRHIVHDLYSLLRVCWRMTVRRPELAKHFWSVFLETARRNPAALEAVVTNMVIYLHVYPFSRYVIREINGRIAELDAGRWVQPPVLAPEAETCKAPPVGKVVAKAEVKHLAAVA; encoded by the coding sequence ATGTCGGAAGCGAACACGGCGCCGCGCGTGCTGATGGTGTTCCCGAAGTTCTACGAAAACTCGATGTGGAACTTCAAAGAGGCCATGGAGCTGCAGGGCGCCCGCGCCCCCGCGCCGCCGCTCGGCCTGATCACGCTCGCCGCGATGCTGCCGCCGGCCTGGCAGGTGACGCTCGTCAATCGCAACTGCGAGGAAGTGACGGACGCGCAGATCCAGGCGGCCGACCTCGTGATGACCGGCGGCATGCTGCCCCAGGAGCCGGACTGCCTCGTGGTCATCGACCGGTGCGTCGCCCTCGGCACCCCGGTCTGCGTCGGCGGCCCCGCGCCGACCTCGACGCCGGAAGTCTACGACAAGGCCGACTTCCTGGTGCTGGGCGAGGCCGAGGGCATCCTCGACAAGTTCGTGGCCGCCTGGGAGGCGGGCGAGCGCCGGGGCCGGCTCATGGCCGAGAAATTCAAGGCCGACGTCACCAAGAGCCCGATCCCGCGCTTCGACCTGCTGACCTTCAGCCACTACCTCTATATCGGCGTCCAGTTCTCGCGCGGCTGCCCGTTCACCTGCGAGTTCTGCGACATCATCGAGCTCTACGGCCGCGCCCCCCGGACCAAGACCACACCGCAGATGCTGGCCGAGCTCGACCGGCTCTACGGCCTCGGCTACCGCGGCCATGTCGACTTCGTCGACGACAACCTGATCGGCAACAAGAAGGCGATCAAGCTGTTCCTGCCGCACCTGATCAAGTGGCAGGAAGAGCACGGCTACCCGTTCAAGTTCTCCACCGAGGCCTCGCTGAACCTCGCGGACGACGACGAGCTGCTCGGGATGATGCGGGACGCGAACTTCTTCGCCCTGTTCACCGGGATCGAGACGCCCGACGAGGCGACGCTGATCCAGACGCAGAAGAAGCAGAACACCAAGCGGTCGATCGCCGACAGCGTGCACAAGCTCTACGAGCACGGCATGTTCGTGACCGCCGGCTTCATCGTCGGCTTCGACACCGAGAAGGACAGCATCAGCAAGGCGATGTCGCTCTGCATCAGCCAGACCGGCGTCCCGATCGCCATGGTCGGCCTGCTCTTCGCGCTGCCGAACACCCAACTCTCGCGCCGCCTGCGCAAGGAGGGCCGCCTCTACGAGAACTACGCGGCGACCACGGCCGACCAGGGCGACCAGTGCACGCAGGGGATCAACTTCGTGACCCTGCGCCCGCAGCGCGACGTGCTGGCCGATTATCGCGACGTCCTCCAGGAGATCTACGACCCGCCGAACTTCTTCGACCGGGTGCGGGTGGTCGCGCGGCAGGTGAAGCGGCCGAAATTCGCCGCTCAGAAGCTCAACTGGCGCCACATCGTCCACGATCTCTATTCGCTGCTGCGCGTGTGCTGGCGGATGACCGTGCGGCGTCCGGAACTGGCCAAGCACTTCTGGAGCGTGTTCCTGGAGACCGCCCGCCGCAACCCGGCCGCCCTGGAGGCGGTGGTCACCAACATGGTGATCTACCTGCACGTCTACCCGTTCTCGCGCTACGTCATCCGCGAGATCAACGGCCGGATCGCCGAGCTCGATGCCGGCCGCTGGGTGCAGCCGCCGGTCCTGGCACCCGAGGCCGAGACCTGCAAGGCGCCGCCGGTCGGCAAGGTGGTGGCCAAGGCCGAGGTCAAGCACCTCGCGGCGGTGGCCTGA
- a CDS encoding SDR family NAD(P)-dependent oxidoreductase translates to MAGASRGVGRGLARALGEAGATVIVTARSSETGARTEMRPESIEDTARMVDAAGGRGHHYLCDHRSERATDTLMHWVLRRFGRIDVAACSVWGGNEGYDGERYPDGAEWGTPFWRRSAEPYLGFLEAGPLPALLLARAVAPAMVAARSGLIALVSFGTEDYLGDVFYDSAKAATNRLALAFARELAPHGVTALGLSPGYVATERARDLGQDDLATEGPLYAGRALAALAADPNIAARAGTVLHAGDLARIYGFTDADGAQPERFRIAP, encoded by the coding sequence GTGGCGGGCGCCTCGCGGGGCGTCGGCCGGGGCCTCGCCCGAGCCCTCGGAGAGGCCGGGGCCACCGTGATCGTCACCGCCCGGTCCAGCGAGACCGGCGCCCGGACCGAGATGCGGCCCGAATCGATCGAGGACACGGCCCGCATGGTCGATGCCGCCGGCGGCCGCGGACACCATTATCTCTGCGACCACCGCTCCGAGCGCGCCACCGACACCCTGATGCACTGGGTGCTGCGCCGCTTCGGGCGGATCGACGTCGCGGCCTGCAGCGTCTGGGGCGGGAACGAGGGCTATGACGGCGAGCGATACCCGGATGGCGCCGAATGGGGCACGCCGTTCTGGCGCCGCTCGGCCGAGCCCTATCTCGGCTTCCTGGAGGCCGGACCGCTGCCGGCGCTGCTGCTCGCCCGCGCGGTCGCCCCCGCCATGGTGGCGGCGCGCTCCGGACTGATCGCGCTGGTCTCCTTCGGGACCGAGGATTACCTCGGCGACGTCTTCTACGATTCCGCCAAAGCCGCGACCAATCGGCTCGCCTTGGCCTTCGCCCGTGAGCTGGCGCCGCACGGCGTGACCGCGCTCGGCCTCTCGCCGGGCTACGTTGCCACCGAGCGGGCGCGCGATCTCGGGCAGGATGATCTCGCCACCGAGGGACCGCTCTATGCGGGCCGGGCGCTCGCCGCTCTGGCAGCCGACCCGAACATCGCGGCGCGGGCCGGCACCGTCCTGCACGCGGGCGACCTCGCCCGGATCTACGGCTTTACCGACGCGGACGGCGCGCAGCCGGAACGGTTCCGGATCGCTCCCTGA
- a CDS encoding enoyl-CoA hydratase/isomerase family protein — protein MADTVAIDDLQGGVRLITLNRPEKKNALTGAMYDAMRAALTEADASDQIGAVVFAGQPGMFSAGNDLADFMGRSSADRAGDGFSASPALAFIRQLARTRTPMVAAVDGIAVGIGATLCLHCDLVYASPAARLRMPFVELGLVPEAASSYLLPLRVGRLRATELLLLSRPLDADEAQALGLVNAVLPADMLVEQAIAQATRLAALPRGALLASRALIRGDQAQVEAALEAEAKAFDAQLRSPESQDRLAAFLARSKPASSA, from the coding sequence ATGGCCGATACCGTCGCGATCGACGATCTCCAGGGCGGCGTCCGCCTGATCACCCTGAACCGTCCGGAGAAGAAGAACGCGCTGACCGGCGCGATGTACGACGCCATGCGCGCGGCGCTCACCGAGGCCGACGCTTCGGACCAGATCGGCGCCGTGGTCTTCGCCGGCCAGCCCGGCATGTTCAGCGCCGGAAACGACCTCGCCGACTTCATGGGCCGGTCGTCCGCGGATAGGGCCGGGGACGGGTTCAGCGCCTCGCCGGCCTTGGCCTTCATCCGCCAGCTCGCCCGGACGCGCACCCCGATGGTGGCGGCGGTCGACGGCATCGCGGTGGGCATCGGCGCGACGCTCTGCCTGCACTGCGACCTCGTCTACGCGAGCCCGGCGGCGCGGCTGCGGATGCCGTTCGTGGAACTCGGCCTCGTCCCGGAGGCGGCCTCGAGCTACCTGCTGCCCCTGCGGGTCGGGCGGCTCCGGGCCACCGAGCTGCTGCTCCTGTCCCGGCCCCTCGACGCCGACGAGGCGCAGGCGCTCGGCCTCGTCAACGCGGTGCTGCCGGCCGACATGCTGGTGGAGCAGGCCATCGCGCAGGCCACGCGCCTCGCCGCCCTGCCGCGCGGGGCGCTGCTGGCGTCGCGCGCCCTGATCCGGGGCGACCAGGCGCAGGTCGAGGCCGCCCTGGAGGCGGAGGCCAAGGCGTTCGACGCGCAGCTGCGCTCGCCCGAATCCCAGGATCGCCTCGCCGCCTTCCTGGCGCGGTCGAAGCCCGCGTCCTCGGCGTGA
- a CDS encoding acyl-CoA dehydrogenase, whose product MSYRAPVPEMLFTLRHVAGLEAFDPDDAEAILTEAGRIAAGVIAPLNRIGDRHGTPFADGRVTTPPGWREAYRTFTEGGWNGLSAEADHGGQGLPKLIEAACAEMWNGANLAFGLCPLLTQGGIEALAAHGSDDLKARYLEKLVSGEWPATMNLTEPQAGSDLALLRSRAVPADDGTYRITGNKIYITYGEHDLADNIVHLVLARLPDAPAGTRGISLFLVPKVLPDGTRNDLRCSGIEHKLGIHASPTCSMAFGDDGGATGWLIGQENKGLACMFTMMNAARLNVGLQGVGVAEAATQRALAYAQERRQGRAIGAPEATSPIAAHPDVQRMLLTMKASTAAARAICYLTAAALDASKGPEGQPALDRASLLTPVAKAFATDLANEVTSLGVQVHGGMGFVEETGAAQLMRDARILGIYEGTNGIQAIDLTARKLPLNGGATARSQIAWMRRAAEGLLKAGDPAFGHMAARLRDGIGSLDRATSHQLASLSSNRPETALAGATPYLRLFGLVLGGACLARSALAASAALKAGETDPAHAGRIALARFYAENLLTAAGGLEQSVVAGGAFTDDAALALAV is encoded by the coding sequence ATGAGTTACCGCGCCCCGGTCCCCGAGATGCTGTTCACCCTCCGGCACGTGGCCGGGCTCGAGGCGTTCGATCCGGACGATGCCGAGGCGATCCTCACCGAGGCCGGGCGGATCGCCGCCGGGGTGATCGCGCCGCTGAACCGCATCGGCGACCGGCACGGCACTCCGTTCGCGGACGGGCGCGTCACCACCCCGCCCGGCTGGCGGGAGGCGTACCGCACCTTCACGGAGGGCGGCTGGAACGGGCTCTCGGCGGAGGCCGATCACGGCGGGCAGGGCCTGCCGAAGCTGATCGAGGCCGCCTGCGCGGAGATGTGGAACGGCGCCAACCTCGCCTTCGGGCTCTGCCCGCTCCTGACCCAGGGCGGCATCGAGGCGCTGGCGGCCCACGGCTCGGACGACCTGAAGGCGCGCTACCTCGAGAAGCTGGTCTCGGGCGAGTGGCCCGCCACCATGAATCTGACCGAGCCGCAGGCGGGCTCCGACCTCGCGCTGCTGCGGAGCCGGGCCGTCCCCGCGGACGACGGCACGTACCGGATCACCGGCAACAAGATCTACATCACCTACGGGGAGCACGACCTCGCCGACAACATCGTCCACCTCGTCCTGGCCCGGCTGCCGGACGCGCCGGCGGGCACGCGGGGCATCTCGCTGTTCCTCGTGCCGAAGGTGCTGCCGGACGGCACCCGCAACGACCTGCGCTGCTCCGGCATCGAGCACAAGCTCGGCATCCACGCCTCGCCGACCTGCTCCATGGCGTTCGGCGACGATGGGGGCGCCACCGGCTGGCTGATCGGGCAGGAGAACAAGGGGCTGGCCTGCATGTTCACGATGATGAACGCGGCCCGGCTCAATGTCGGCCTGCAGGGCGTCGGCGTGGCCGAGGCCGCGACCCAGCGGGCGCTCGCCTACGCGCAGGAGCGCCGCCAGGGCCGGGCCATCGGCGCCCCAGAGGCGACGAGCCCGATCGCCGCGCATCCGGACGTACAGCGGATGCTGCTGACCATGAAGGCGTCGACGGCCGCCGCCCGGGCCATCTGCTACCTCACCGCCGCCGCGCTCGACGCGTCGAAGGGGCCCGAGGGGCAGCCCGCTCTGGATCGGGCCTCCCTGCTGACGCCAGTGGCGAAGGCGTTCGCGACGGACCTTGCCAACGAGGTGACCTCGCTCGGCGTGCAGGTCCATGGCGGCATGGGCTTCGTGGAGGAGACGGGCGCGGCGCAGCTCATGCGAGACGCCCGCATCCTCGGCATCTACGAGGGCACCAACGGCATCCAGGCCATCGACCTCACCGCCCGCAAGCTGCCGCTCAACGGCGGCGCCACGGCCCGGTCGCAGATCGCCTGGATGCGTCGGGCAGCCGAGGGCCTGCTCAAGGCCGGCGATCCGGCCTTCGGCCACATGGCGGCGCGGCTGCGGGACGGGATCGGCAGCCTCGACCGGGCGACGAGCCACCAGCTCGCTTCTCTGAGTTCCAACCGGCCGGAGACGGCGCTCGCCGGCGCGACGCCGTATCTGCGCCTGTTCGGCCTGGTTCTCGGCGGCGCCTGCCTCGCCCGGAGCGCGCTCGCCGCGAGCGCCGCCCTGAAGGCCGGCGAGACCGATCCGGCCCATGCCGGCCGCATCGCCCTCGCGCGCTTCTATGCCGAGAACCTGCTGACCGCGGCCGGGGGCCTGGAGCAGAGTGTCGTGGCGGGCGGCGCCTTCACGGACGACGCCGCGCTGGCGCTGGCGGTTTGA
- a CDS encoding L-threonylcarbamoyladenylate synthase, producing the protein MNDPGSTVPAATRRLGPDASGLAEAAALLRAGGLVAFPTETVYGLGADATEAGAVTRIFAAKDRPRFNPLISHLPEAEAAFAEGVFDAHARRLADAFWPGPLTLVVPAHPRTQICDLARAGLPSVALRVPAHPLAQALLAGVGRPVAAPSANRSGRVSPTRADHVFADLAGRIGAVLDGGDTRVGLESTVVACLGGTPRLLRPGGITRAALRDVLGLDPAVPESADAVRPAGPGMLASHYAPRARVRLNATQIEPGEAVLLFGSARPAGHERAHAALNLSPSGDLAEAAARLFGAMRDLDASGAAAIAVVPIPTEGLGEAIGDRLARAAAPR; encoded by the coding sequence ATGAACGATCCCGGGTCAACGGTCCCGGCCGCGACCCGGCGGCTCGGCCCAGACGCGTCCGGCCTCGCCGAAGCCGCCGCGCTCCTGCGAGCCGGCGGCCTCGTGGCCTTCCCCACCGAGACCGTCTACGGGCTCGGGGCGGACGCCACAGAGGCCGGCGCGGTGACGCGGATCTTCGCCGCCAAGGACCGGCCGCGCTTCAACCCGCTGATCTCCCACCTGCCGGAGGCGGAAGCCGCCTTCGCGGAAGGTGTCTTCGACGCGCATGCACGCCGCCTCGCGGACGCGTTCTGGCCGGGTCCCCTGACCCTTGTGGTGCCGGCCCACCCAAGGACCCAAATCTGCGATCTCGCCCGGGCCGGCCTGCCGAGCGTCGCCCTGCGGGTCCCGGCCCATCCGCTGGCCCAGGCCCTGCTGGCCGGCGTCGGCCGCCCGGTCGCGGCACCCTCGGCCAACCGGTCCGGACGCGTCAGCCCGACCCGGGCGGACCACGTTTTCGCGGATCTCGCGGGCCGGATCGGCGCGGTGCTCGACGGCGGCGACACGCGCGTCGGCCTCGAATCGACCGTGGTGGCGTGTCTCGGGGGGACGCCGCGGCTGCTGCGGCCCGGCGGGATCACCCGCGCGGCGCTGCGCGACGTCCTCGGCCTAGACCCGGCCGTGCCCGAATCCGCGGATGCTGTCCGCCCGGCCGGCCCAGGCATGCTCGCCTCGCACTACGCTCCGCGGGCGCGTGTCCGCCTGAATGCGACGCAGATCGAGCCGGGCGAGGCAGTGCTGCTGTTCGGATCGGCACGCCCGGCGGGTCACGAGCGTGCGCACGCCGCGCTCAACCTCAGCCCGTCGGGTGATCTCGCCGAAGCGGCAGCGCGCCTGTTCGGCGCCATGCGCGATCTTGACGCGAGCGGCGCCGCCGCCATAGCGGTCGTGCCCATTCCCACCGAAGGATTGGGCGAGGCTATCGGCGACCGCCTCGCCCGGGCCGCGGCGCCGCGCTGA